The following proteins come from a genomic window of Acinetobacter baumannii:
- a CDS encoding MFS transporter gives MSKTPRYLETPPDWTPEEQPTLPGSPAAIAHSVPKRFLYFFIGLFVAISASLSNGFITANLPLIQGEYGLTPSEAAWLPAAYVMANVSSNLILFKARQQYGLRVFSEIGLVIFIAVLVLHIFVHTYEMALFARVVAGLAGAPLSSLGMYYTMQAFKKADMAKGIYIAFGFQQLGVPLAWIISPFLVSTDSWSVLYTFELGLALCCLTMVVSLKLPRSLRIYVFEKQDFFTFALLAPGFACLCIVLTQGPILWWFNSEWLAYVLIAGFSLVVLGLLYEHYRANPLIMTRWLGASSTLRFIFGAFAIRLLMSEQSYAAVNFLKTMGMGPDQFVPLYVVILVGILSGTLFSALTFSRERIIFHLLFAEFLILIACGLDYHLTSDVRPSNFFASQFLVGFAGGLFIGPLLLIGFAQTLAKGPSYVVTFIVLFSATQTFGGLVGSSFFSTYQQHRTQNYQVEIIKDLEQADPLVAQRLSSYQRSAAITTNDPALQTAQSMRSLNQVVTREAQVRAYNDVIALNGIFAVALLLWGGFNIARSKYLQRRGISRP, from the coding sequence ATGAGTAAAACGCCTCGTTATTTAGAAACGCCACCTGATTGGACACCAGAAGAACAACCGACTTTACCTGGTTCGCCAGCAGCGATTGCGCATTCTGTACCTAAGCGATTTCTTTATTTTTTTATTGGTCTGTTTGTCGCTATTTCAGCAAGCTTAAGTAATGGTTTCATTACGGCAAATTTACCCTTAATTCAAGGTGAGTATGGCCTGACGCCTTCTGAAGCCGCTTGGCTTCCTGCTGCTTATGTAATGGCCAATGTCAGTTCGAATCTGATTTTGTTTAAAGCTAGGCAACAATATGGTCTGAGAGTCTTTTCAGAAATAGGACTTGTTATTTTTATTGCCGTGCTGGTTTTGCACATTTTTGTGCATACCTATGAAATGGCCTTGTTCGCTCGGGTTGTGGCAGGTTTAGCTGGTGCACCACTCAGCTCTTTAGGTATGTATTACACCATGCAAGCTTTTAAAAAAGCCGACATGGCAAAAGGTATATATATTGCCTTTGGCTTTCAGCAGTTAGGTGTACCCCTCGCCTGGATTATTTCTCCTTTTCTTGTGAGCACAGATAGTTGGTCTGTTCTTTACACCTTTGAACTCGGCTTAGCACTTTGTTGTTTAACGATGGTGGTTTCGTTGAAATTACCACGTAGCTTACGAATCTATGTTTTCGAAAAACAGGATTTCTTCACCTTTGCTTTATTGGCACCAGGTTTTGCATGTCTATGTATTGTGCTGACACAAGGCCCAATCTTATGGTGGTTTAACAGTGAATGGCTTGCTTATGTATTAATTGCAGGTTTTAGCTTAGTTGTTTTAGGTTTGCTCTATGAACATTATCGTGCCAATCCATTAATTATGACACGTTGGTTAGGCGCCTCCTCAACCCTACGCTTTATCTTTGGTGCTTTTGCCATTCGTCTTTTAATGTCAGAACAAAGCTATGCAGCCGTTAACTTCCTAAAAACTATGGGAATGGGTCCAGACCAATTTGTTCCACTCTATGTGGTCATATTGGTGGGGATTTTAAGCGGAACTTTATTCAGTGCGCTTACTTTCTCGCGTGAACGAATTATTTTTCACTTACTTTTTGCAGAGTTTTTGATTCTCATTGCCTGTGGACTAGATTATCACCTTACGAGCGATGTACGGCCTTCAAACTTCTTTGCAAGCCAGTTTTTAGTAGGCTTTGCCGGCGGCCTGTTTATCGGTCCATTACTTCTAATTGGATTTGCACAAACTTTGGCTAAAGGTCCTTCGTATGTAGTGACTTTTATTGTCTTATTCTCTGCAACCCAAACATTTGGTGGCCTTGTTGGCTCATCTTTCTTCTCGACCTATCAACAACATCGTACACAAAACTATCAAGTCGAGATTATTAAAGATTTGGAACAAGCTGACCCATTAGTTGCTCAAAGGCTTTCTAGCTATCAACGTAGTGCAGCCATCACAACAAATGACCCCGCATTACAAACAGCTCAGTCTATGCGCTCACTTAATCAAGTGGTTACTCGTGAAGCTCAGGTCCGTGCCTACAATGATGTGATTGCATTAAACGGTATTTTTGCCGTCGCCTTACTCTTATGGGGCGGGTTTAATATTGCACGTAGTAAATACCTACAACGCAGAGGAATTAGCCGCCCTTAA
- a CDS encoding HlyD family secretion protein: MSDDQNKPEQTPAQTSNNEPTPAPAPAPAPASKLIPTKRSTLLWMLGVLIIGILVILWAWRIGPFATSVQQTDNSYVKGKTTILSSQINGYVKDVLVKDFDHVKKGQVLMHIDATTYDQKVAQAASGVEQAKNTLANQTQSIAQKQADIVAAQAKVEQVKAQYELSLAQLRRYQQLGNSGAASKSEQDKAAADAENNLAALKQAEANVLVAKEALKTAQVAEAGLEAQVSSAKAQLDQAQTTKDYSVIVAPMDGQLGEVNPRVGQYVAAGSQLLYLIPQQTWVIANFKETQIANMRIGQKAWFTVDAMKHKKFTGHVEQISPAAGSEFSVLKPDNATGNFTKVVQRIAVRITIDPNQEGIEHLRPGMSVITSVDTSS, from the coding sequence ATGTCAGATGATCAAAATAAACCGGAACAAACACCTGCTCAAACATCTAATAATGAGCCAACGCCTGCACCTGCACCTGCACCTGCACCTGCAAGTAAACTGATTCCGACAAAACGCTCAACCCTATTATGGATGTTGGGTGTGCTTATTATCGGTATTTTAGTAATTTTGTGGGCATGGAGAATTGGGCCTTTTGCCACGAGTGTGCAGCAAACTGACAATAGTTATGTCAAAGGTAAAACTACCATTTTATCGTCGCAAATTAATGGCTACGTTAAAGATGTATTAGTGAAAGACTTTGACCATGTTAAAAAGGGTCAAGTATTAATGCATATTGATGCCACCACTTATGACCAAAAAGTAGCACAAGCGGCTTCGGGGGTAGAACAGGCCAAAAATACTTTAGCCAATCAAACTCAGTCAATTGCTCAAAAACAAGCGGATATTGTGGCTGCGCAGGCTAAAGTAGAACAAGTTAAGGCTCAATATGAACTTTCTTTAGCACAGCTTAGACGCTATCAACAGCTAGGGAATAGTGGAGCAGCTTCTAAATCTGAGCAAGATAAAGCCGCTGCTGATGCCGAAAATAATCTTGCAGCCCTTAAACAGGCGGAGGCCAATGTTCTAGTTGCCAAAGAAGCACTTAAAACAGCTCAAGTCGCAGAAGCTGGCTTAGAAGCACAAGTTTCCAGTGCTAAAGCACAGTTAGATCAAGCACAAACCACCAAAGACTATAGTGTTATTGTTGCTCCAATGGATGGACAACTTGGTGAAGTAAACCCTCGTGTTGGGCAATATGTGGCCGCAGGATCACAGTTACTCTATCTGATTCCACAGCAAACTTGGGTGATTGCCAACTTTAAAGAAACCCAAATTGCCAATATGCGAATTGGACAAAAAGCGTGGTTTACAGTCGATGCAATGAAACATAAAAAATTTACAGGTCATGTTGAACAAATCTCTCCAGCCGCGGGTTCCGAGTTCAGTGTACTAAAACCGGATAATGCGACAGGAAACTTTACCAAAGTCGTTCAACGGATTGCCGTGCGTATTACCATTGACCCAAATCAGGAAGGAATAGAACACTTACGCCCTGGTATGTCAGTGATTACTTCTGTCGACACAAGCTCTTAA
- a CDS encoding 1-aminocyclopropane-1-carboxylate deaminase/D-cysteine desulfhydrase, translating into MFDHITQPISYQHIELSFPVHLDIKRLDLVHPQISGNKFFKLKYNLLAAKKQGLSSILTFGGAYSNHIAATAYAAHLFGLKSIGIIRGEELAGKPLNPTLAKAQSLGMQLHFVSRHEYRLRDDANYLQQLQQQFPQTYIIPEGGSNELAVQGCQEILSQYDLDQYDVICCAVGTGGTISGLIERSAVHQKVLGFSALKGDFLQQAIRQWTKKQNWSLTDVYCWGGYAKTSPELFAFIENFEEQYTVPLEPIYTGKMMFGLFDLIKNNYFPANTRILAIHSGGLQADIRNRPHA; encoded by the coding sequence ATGTTTGATCACATTACCCAACCTATCTCCTATCAGCACATTGAACTATCCTTCCCTGTTCATCTCGACATTAAACGTTTAGATTTAGTTCATCCTCAAATTTCGGGTAATAAGTTTTTCAAATTAAAATACAATTTACTTGCTGCAAAAAAACAAGGTTTATCAAGCATTTTGACTTTTGGTGGGGCTTACTCAAATCATATTGCTGCAACGGCTTATGCAGCTCATCTTTTTGGTTTAAAAAGTATAGGAATTATTCGTGGTGAAGAGTTAGCTGGTAAACCACTTAATCCCACCTTGGCAAAAGCTCAAAGTTTAGGAATGCAGCTACATTTTGTCTCTCGCCATGAATATCGCTTACGAGATGACGCAAATTATCTTCAACAATTACAGCAACAATTTCCGCAGACCTATATCATTCCCGAAGGTGGTTCCAATGAACTGGCAGTTCAAGGTTGTCAGGAAATCCTGAGCCAATATGACTTAGATCAATATGATGTGATTTGCTGTGCAGTCGGAACTGGCGGAACGATTTCAGGTCTGATTGAAAGAAGTGCAGTTCATCAGAAAGTCTTAGGATTTTCGGCTTTAAAAGGTGATTTCTTACAACAAGCGATTAGGCAATGGACTAAAAAACAAAATTGGTCTTTGACAGATGTATACTGCTGGGGCGGTTATGCGAAAACCTCACCTGAACTATTCGCATTTATTGAAAATTTTGAAGAGCAATATACGGTCCCCCTTGAACCGATCTATACCGGAAAAATGATGTTTGGTCTGTTTGATCTTATAAAAAACAATTATTTTCCAGCGAATACACGCATTTTGGCAATTCATTCCGGTGGTTTACAAGCCGATATTAGAAATAGACCTCACGCATAA
- a CDS encoding BaiN/RdsA family NAD(P)/FAD-dependent oxidoreductase: MSNSHVDVIVLGAGASGLMLAAHAAKRGRSVLILEKANKIGKKILMSGGGKCNFTNLYVEPENYISHNPHFVISALSRYSNWDFIGLVCDYGIAYEERKHGQLFTLNGAKEILEMLVSECNKTNKVEIQTHCEVRQVDPLEQGGFSVHTNQGRFSCESLVVATGGLSIPTLGGSGFGYELAQKFGHTVFPTRAGLVPFTFSDHIKEVTTRLSGNALDVTLTNSKNSFTEALLFTHRGLSGPSSLQLSNYWNTGESFKIDFFPSQDLETYLKDKKKAQPKVLLRTLLNEFTAKSIVQELQQLIWPEQSETAIGNISDAQLEHIAEQLHGFTVKPSGTEGYRTAEVTLGGIDTTEVSSKTLESKKQKGLFFIGEVLDVTGHLGGYNFQWAWSSAYAAAQYV, encoded by the coding sequence ATGTCTAACAGTCATGTCGATGTCATTGTCTTAGGTGCAGGTGCTTCTGGACTCATGTTGGCTGCACATGCTGCTAAACGGGGACGTTCGGTCTTAATTTTAGAAAAAGCCAATAAAATTGGTAAAAAGATTTTAATGTCAGGCGGTGGGAAATGTAACTTTACCAACCTCTATGTAGAACCTGAAAACTATATTTCTCATAATCCGCACTTTGTTATTTCTGCCCTATCACGCTATAGCAACTGGGACTTTATTGGTCTGGTCTGTGATTATGGAATTGCCTATGAAGAACGTAAACACGGGCAATTATTTACGCTAAACGGCGCTAAAGAAATTTTAGAGATGTTGGTAAGTGAGTGTAACAAAACAAACAAGGTCGAAATCCAGACCCATTGTGAGGTTAGACAAGTCGATCCATTAGAACAAGGTGGTTTTTCAGTACACACAAATCAGGGCCGTTTTAGCTGTGAATCATTAGTGGTGGCTACAGGTGGATTATCCATCCCAACTTTAGGTGGCTCTGGTTTTGGCTATGAATTGGCACAAAAATTTGGACATACAGTTTTCCCAACCCGTGCTGGTTTAGTACCATTTACTTTTTCGGATCATATTAAAGAAGTCACTACACGCCTAAGTGGTAATGCTTTAGATGTGACTCTAACTAACTCGAAGAATAGCTTTACTGAAGCATTATTATTTACGCATCGTGGTTTGAGTGGTCCAAGTTCTTTACAGCTTTCAAACTATTGGAATACAGGTGAAAGTTTTAAAATCGACTTTTTCCCGAGCCAAGATTTAGAAACTTATTTAAAAGATAAAAAGAAAGCCCAACCTAAAGTTTTACTGCGTACTCTTCTGAACGAATTTACGGCAAAAAGTATTGTACAAGAGTTACAACAACTTATATGGCCAGAGCAAAGCGAGACAGCAATTGGTAATATCAGTGATGCACAGCTAGAGCATATTGCCGAGCAGCTACATGGTTTTACCGTTAAACCATCAGGCACAGAAGGATATCGTACTGCTGAAGTTACCTTAGGTGGAATTGATACAACTGAAGTTTCATCTAAAACACTCGAAAGCAAAAAGCAGAAAGGACTATTCTTTATTGGAGAAGTACTTGATGTGACTGGCCACTTAGGAGGCTATAACTTCCAATGGGCTTGGTCTTCGGCTTATGCAGCAGCACAATATGTTTAA
- a CDS encoding mechanosensitive ion channel, which yields MNEFFNGPRGAQFDAMYYWDQFHPILAAIVILLVGWIIALLVAAGVKKLLQKVNTNAKLSSATGRTPNIEGLISKVVFWFILILAVVAALNVLNISGVSGPFSNMVNQVLVYIPNIIAAVVVGFIGWIVARLVRAGVTNVLSRTQLDDKLSSEVGVGGISQNIGEILYWLVLLLFLPIVLSILGLTGLLIPVQNMVNDAVAFLPNIFIAGVIVFVGYILAKIVRGIVEGLINSLGVQSQAEKIGLFKNSNVGKFLGSFVFAIIIITTLIVAFEALGIETISQPATAMLNEILQAIPNIIAAGLILLVAYIVSRFVGRLVAELIAGTGVDEIPAKLDVQRFLGQTKVSNAVGWLIVFFTMLFAVSEAADRLGFDQISGLIAMFIHFGANILLGAVILVIGFWLANVVANVVQRGEYNSSRWLGSLVRVLIIGLVLALGLRAMGIADSIVNLAFGLTLGAVAVAFALAFGLGGRQPAERLLSDLLDKAKKEANQPNPLYQPPTTNNTTGSSSTASTPSTTTTAPSTTVSSDAKPADSAQVNPSQPPVNKPFGSTGENDEI from the coding sequence ATGAATGAATTTTTTAATGGGCCTCGCGGCGCTCAGTTTGATGCGATGTATTACTGGGATCAGTTTCATCCTATTTTAGCTGCAATTGTCATCTTACTGGTAGGCTGGATCATCGCTTTATTGGTGGCGGCAGGTGTAAAAAAACTTCTGCAAAAAGTAAATACCAATGCGAAATTATCTTCAGCGACTGGACGTACACCCAATATAGAAGGCCTGATCTCCAAAGTCGTATTCTGGTTTATTCTGATTCTCGCCGTTGTTGCTGCTTTAAATGTGCTCAACATTAGTGGAGTGAGCGGTCCATTTAGCAACATGGTTAATCAGGTACTCGTCTATATACCAAATATCATTGCTGCTGTAGTGGTGGGCTTTATTGGCTGGATCGTTGCTCGACTGGTGCGGGCGGGGGTGACCAATGTTTTATCCCGAACTCAACTTGATGATAAGTTAAGCAGCGAAGTGGGTGTAGGGGGAATTAGCCAGAATATTGGTGAAATTCTTTACTGGCTTGTATTGTTACTTTTCCTTCCGATTGTTCTTTCAATCTTAGGATTAACAGGCTTACTGATTCCAGTTCAAAATATGGTAAATGATGCTGTAGCATTCTTACCAAATATCTTTATTGCTGGCGTTATCGTTTTTGTTGGTTATATTTTGGCAAAAATTGTACGCGGTATTGTTGAAGGATTAATTAATAGCTTAGGTGTGCAATCTCAAGCGGAAAAAATTGGTCTTTTCAAAAATTCAAATGTAGGCAAATTCTTAGGTTCATTTGTTTTTGCCATCATTATTATTACGACATTGATTGTAGCATTTGAAGCTTTAGGTATTGAGACTATTTCTCAGCCAGCAACAGCAATGCTCAATGAAATTTTACAAGCTATTCCAAACATTATTGCTGCTGGTTTAATTTTACTGGTTGCTTATATTGTTTCACGTTTTGTTGGTCGCTTGGTTGCTGAGTTAATTGCAGGAACTGGTGTTGATGAAATTCCAGCAAAATTAGATGTACAACGCTTTTTAGGTCAAACTAAAGTTTCTAATGCCGTTGGTTGGCTAATCGTGTTCTTTACCATGTTGTTTGCAGTTTCTGAAGCTGCTGACCGTCTTGGTTTCGATCAGATTAGTGGTCTAATCGCAATGTTTATCCATTTCGGTGCAAACATTCTATTGGGCGCTGTAATCTTGGTGATTGGTTTCTGGCTTGCAAATGTTGTGGCGAACGTTGTTCAACGCGGTGAATATAATAGTTCGCGTTGGTTAGGTAGTTTGGTTCGTGTCTTGATTATTGGTTTAGTCCTTGCACTTGGTTTAAGGGCGATGGGTATTGCCGATTCGATCGTAAACCTTGCGTTCGGCTTAACGCTAGGCGCAGTTGCAGTTGCTTTCGCTCTTGCATTTGGTTTGGGTGGTCGTCAACCAGCAGAAAGACTTTTATCTGATTTACTTGATAAAGCTAAGAAAGAGGCAAATCAACCAAATCCTTTATATCAACCGCCTACTACTAATAATACAACAGGTAGTTCGTCTACGGCTTCAACTCCGTCAACGACTACAACTGCACCATCAACAACAGTTTCATCTGATGCAAAACCAGCTGATTCTGCACAAGTAAATCCATCACAACCACCAGTAAATAAACCGTTTGGTTCTACTGGCGAAAATGATGAAATTTAA